A region from the Desulfobulbaceae bacterium genome encodes:
- a CDS encoding sugar phosphate isomerase/epimerase, with translation MKFTIPADRCFINAPFMKLKDGLIDVFIEHQLQPEIGLEGDVLYDQSDSDFGVIARRLEENNLSCTLHAPFFDLAPGALDKEILSATRAKLRSAFALIEIFHPKAIICHLNFEANKHGYKQNEWFAAARQTWHELIEIAAASGTTVALENTYEFNPTQHKKMLESLNSPLARFCLDTGHLLAFAKSTWQEWLPEMNPWLGHLHLHDNTGTHDSHLAIGHGSFDFAALFNYLAANRLNPLITLEPHSEDDLWASLETLRQMGVANLGKKTV, from the coding sequence ATGAAATTTACTATCCCAGCAGACCGCTGCTTCATCAATGCCCCATTCATGAAGTTGAAAGATGGTCTCATCGATGTATTCATCGAACACCAACTTCAGCCAGAGATCGGCCTTGAAGGCGATGTACTCTATGACCAGTCTGACTCTGATTTTGGGGTTATTGCCCGTCGCTTAGAAGAAAACAACCTAAGCTGCACACTGCATGCCCCTTTTTTTGATCTTGCACCTGGAGCGCTCGACAAGGAAATCCTCTCAGCGACCAGAGCCAAATTGCGCAGTGCATTTGCTCTTATTGAAATCTTTCACCCCAAAGCCATTATTTGTCATTTGAACTTTGAGGCCAACAAACATGGCTACAAACAAAACGAGTGGTTTGCTGCTGCACGCCAGACCTGGCATGAACTTATTGAAATTGCTGCAGCAAGTGGCACAACTGTCGCCCTGGAAAACACCTACGAGTTCAATCCTACCCAACACAAAAAAATGCTTGAGTCCTTAAACTCTCCGTTGGCTCGATTCTGCCTTGACACAGGGCATCTGCTGGCCTTCGCCAAATCAACCTGGCAGGAGTGGTTACCCGAGATGAATCCCTGGTTAGGTCATTTACATCTACATGACAATACCGGCACCCATGACTCGCATCTGGCAATTGGACATGGTTCTTTTGATTTTGCCGCCCTTTTCAACTACCTGGCGGCAAACAGGCTCAACCCGCTTATTACGCTCGAACCTCACTCCGAAGATGATCTCTGGGCCAGTCTGGAAACCCTCCGACAGATGGGTGTGGCAAACCTAGGCAAAAAGACAGTATAA
- a CDS encoding homoserine O-acetyltransferase — protein sequence MTSESIGLVNTQFFTLPTALTLESGETLGHVTLAYETYGTLNPEKNNAILLCHALSGDAHAAGYHENSEKPGWWEIMVGPGKAINTDRFFVICTNIIGSCMGSTGPSSVNHASQKPYGLTFPVVTIGDMVKAQKALIDFFGITKLLSVIGGSIGGMQTLEWSVRYPEMVFSAVPLATAQRHSALAIAFNEVSRQSIMADPNWNHGDYYGCKKPDLGLAVARMIGHITYLSDESMRNKFGRRLQNKKDLSFNFDADFQVESYLRYQGIKFVERFDANSFLYITKAADYFDMTLPPKDGVPCFAKSKARYLVVSFTSDWLYPTRKSKAMVKRMKKHSIDVSFCEIEAQWGHDAFLLPNQRLSSLLKGFLERMTLEFC from the coding sequence ATGACTTCCGAATCGATTGGCCTGGTCAACACACAGTTCTTCACCCTGCCCACCGCTCTCACCCTTGAGAGCGGTGAAACTCTGGGACACGTAACTCTGGCCTATGAAACATATGGCACCCTAAATCCAGAGAAAAACAATGCCATACTGTTATGCCATGCCCTTTCCGGTGATGCCCATGCCGCCGGCTATCATGAGAACTCCGAAAAACCCGGCTGGTGGGAGATCATGGTCGGTCCAGGCAAGGCTATCAACACCGACAGATTCTTTGTAATCTGTACAAACATTATTGGCAGTTGCATGGGCTCGACAGGCCCATCCTCAGTTAACCATGCCAGCCAAAAGCCCTATGGCCTTACTTTTCCGGTTGTTACTATCGGCGACATGGTCAAAGCCCAGAAGGCGCTGATTGATTTTTTTGGCATCACAAAGCTGCTCTCTGTCATCGGTGGGTCAATCGGCGGCATGCAAACTCTTGAGTGGAGTGTTCGTTATCCGGAGATGGTTTTTAGTGCTGTGCCTTTAGCCACCGCCCAGCGCCACTCAGCACTTGCCATCGCCTTTAACGAAGTCTCCAGACAGTCGATAATGGCAGACCCAAACTGGAACCATGGCGATTATTACGGATGCAAAAAACCGGATCTCGGCCTTGCCGTTGCCAGAATGATAGGCCATATCACCTATCTCTCTGACGAGTCAATGCGAAATAAGTTTGGTCGCCGCCTGCAAAACAAAAAAGACTTATCCTTTAATTTTGATGCGGATTTCCAGGTTGAAAGCTATCTCCGTTACCAGGGCATCAAGTTTGTCGAACGTTTCGATGCAAACTCATTTCTTTACATAACCAAGGCCGCCGACTATTTTGACATGACCTTACCACCCAAGGATGGTGTCCCCTGCTTTGCAAAATCAAAGGCTAGATACCTGGTTGTATCATTTACCTCTGACTGGCTCTATCCCACCAGAAAATCCAAGGCTATGGTCAAACGCATGAAAAAGCACAGTATCGATGTCAGCTTCTGCGAAATTGAGGCACAATGGGGGCACGATGCATTCCTTTTACCTAATCAGCGTTTAAGCTCCCTGCTGAAGGGTTTTCTCGAGCGAATGACCCTGGAGTTCTGTTAA
- a CDS encoding serine acetyltransferase, with the protein MDELLQANFQCIDEEEQIRLFSDKIPKTVARLVKSWESKESSEHAGPVPLPSHDSVVQIIHQTRRILFPGYFTDATINANSIEYVIGQELTELYTNLSKQIVLAMQHECFRSKKSCTHCRVRGHEISMQFITELPQIEKLLSTDIKAALEGDPAAQSPDEIIFSYPGLLAITIYRIAHALHTLSVPVLPRIMTEHAHSLTGIDIHPGATIGDSFFIDHGTGIVIGETTEIGSRVRLYQGVTLGALSLPRDAGDRFRNQKRHPTIEDEVIIYANTTILGGQTTIGARSVIGGNIWLTESVPVDTKVLLKRPDLNFVGNNISKSSDKGD; encoded by the coding sequence ATGGATGAACTACTCCAGGCTAACTTTCAATGTATCGACGAAGAGGAACAGATCCGGCTGTTTTCCGATAAAATACCCAAAACTGTTGCGCGTCTTGTCAAGTCCTGGGAGAGCAAAGAGAGTTCTGAACACGCAGGCCCTGTACCGCTACCCTCACATGACTCAGTAGTTCAAATTATTCACCAGACCCGTCGCATCCTTTTTCCCGGCTATTTTACTGATGCAACAATCAATGCCAACAGCATAGAGTATGTTATTGGTCAGGAGCTCACAGAGCTCTATACAAATCTGAGCAAACAAATTGTGCTTGCCATGCAGCATGAGTGCTTCCGATCAAAAAAATCGTGTACTCATTGCCGAGTTCGCGGTCATGAAATCTCTATGCAGTTTATCACCGAACTGCCCCAGATCGAAAAACTTCTGTCCACAGACATCAAAGCTGCCCTGGAGGGCGACCCTGCCGCCCAAAGTCCCGATGAGATTATTTTCAGCTACCCAGGGCTCTTGGCAATAACAATTTACCGAATAGCGCATGCCCTCCACACACTTTCAGTCCCCGTACTACCACGAATTATGACGGAACACGCCCATAGCCTGACTGGTATCGACATACACCCTGGTGCCACCATTGGCGATAGCTTTTTTATTGACCACGGTACCGGTATCGTTATTGGCGAGACAACTGAAATTGGCAGTCGGGTCAGACTGTATCAAGGTGTAACTCTCGGCGCCCTCTCTTTACCACGAGATGCCGGCGACCGGTTTCGCAACCAGAAACGTCACCCTACCATTGAAGATGAAGTTATCATCTATGCCAACACGACAATACTCGGTGGTCAGACCACAATTGGCGCCCGCTCAGTTATTGGCGGCAATATCTGGCTCACAGAGAGTGTTCCTGTGGACACCAAAGTTTTACTGAAGCGCCCGGATTTAAACTTTGTGGGCAACAACATTTCAAAATCAAGTGACAAGGGGGATTAA
- a CDS encoding response regulator produces the protein MAHILVIDDDPWIVKIFRQILETEGHTVDTAGDGQEGIEIFRNHQADLIITDMVMPVKDGLRTIIELEKEFQNVKVIAISGGGIIEPDRYLSLAESIGTKKTLTKPIKKEDLLRAVNDVLEMP, from the coding sequence TTGGCTCATATACTGGTTATAGACGACGATCCTTGGATAGTTAAGATTTTCCGGCAAATCCTCGAAACTGAGGGGCACACTGTAGACACCGCCGGTGACGGCCAGGAAGGAATAGAGATTTTTCGAAATCATCAGGCCGATCTGATCATAACAGATATGGTCATGCCGGTAAAAGATGGACTCAGAACCATTATTGAACTTGAAAAAGAGTTCCAAAACGTTAAAGTTATTGCCATCTCCGGTGGCGGCATAATCGAACCAGATCGCTACCTGTCATTGGCCGAAAGTATCGGTACAAAAAAAACGTTAACCAAACCCATTAAAAAAGAAGATCTCCTCAGAGCAGTTAACGATGTTTTAGAAATGCCTTAA
- a CDS encoding O-acetylhomoserine aminocarboxypropyltransferase/cysteine synthase codes for MGNYGFNTKALHSGYTPDPITRARAVPIHQTTAYTFSSTEQAANLFALKGPDFPGEIYNRFTNPTYETLETRITDLEGGLAAASLSSGQAATFMSILTIANSGDNIVASKTIYGGTFTLFDLTFPKKFGINVRFVDPTPENFSKAIDGKTKAIFAETIGNPKLNVLDIEGVSGAAHEAGIPLIIDNTFATPYLCQPFSHGADIIMHSATKWICGHGTSVGGLVVDSGKTNWGTGKFPELSEDDPSYRGGLNYLKEFGQLAYIVKLKSRFTRDLGPTMSPFNAFLFLQGLETLALRMERHSENALAVARFLENHPKVNKVIYPGLPDHPTYQFAQKYLQNGFGGMVGFGINGGVSAGQKFIDSLGLFSHVANVGDAKSLAIHPASTTHSQLSHEQQAEAGVTDDFIRLSVGIENIEDILADLDQALGKA; via the coding sequence ATGGGTAACTACGGTTTTAACACAAAAGCACTCCACAGTGGCTACACACCCGATCCTATTACAAGAGCTCGCGCAGTCCCGATTCACCAAACAACCGCCTACACCTTTTCGTCAACTGAGCAGGCGGCCAATCTCTTTGCCCTAAAGGGGCCTGATTTCCCTGGTGAGATCTACAACCGCTTTACCAATCCAACCTATGAGACCCTTGAGACACGCATCACCGATCTCGAAGGCGGACTGGCAGCAGCTTCGCTCTCATCCGGTCAAGCCGCCACCTTTATGTCGATCCTGACGATTGCCAACAGTGGAGATAACATAGTTGCCTCCAAGACCATTTACGGCGGCACGTTCACCTTATTTGATCTTACATTTCCTAAAAAATTCGGTATTAATGTGCGGTTTGTCGATCCCACACCAGAAAATTTCAGCAAGGCGATCGATGGCAAGACCAAGGCTATCTTTGCAGAAACCATTGGCAACCCTAAATTAAATGTTCTTGATATCGAAGGCGTTTCAGGTGCGGCCCACGAAGCCGGCATTCCATTGATTATCGACAACACCTTTGCCACTCCATACCTGTGCCAGCCCTTTTCCCATGGCGCCGACATTATCATGCATTCTGCTACTAAATGGATATGCGGGCACGGGACATCCGTCGGCGGCCTCGTTGTCGACTCCGGCAAAACTAACTGGGGCACCGGTAAGTTCCCCGAGTTAAGTGAAGACGACCCCTCATACCGGGGAGGGCTAAACTACCTCAAAGAGTTTGGTCAGTTGGCTTATATTGTAAAACTTAAATCTCGGTTCACACGTGATCTCGGGCCCACCATGAGTCCATTTAATGCCTTTTTGTTTTTGCAGGGGCTTGAAACCCTTGCCCTGCGTATGGAACGGCACAGTGAAAATGCCTTAGCCGTGGCCAGATTTCTTGAGAACCACCCAAAGGTCAATAAGGTTATCTACCCGGGACTGCCAGACCACCCCACCTACCAGTTCGCTCAAAAATATCTGCAAAATGGCTTTGGCGGCATGGTTGGCTTTGGTATCAACGGCGGGGTTAGTGCAGGCCAGAAATTTATCGATTCCCTTGGACTATTTTCACACGTGGCCAATGTCGGCGATGCAAAATCTCTTGCCATTCACCCCGCCAGTACCACGCACTCGCAACTCAGCCATGAACAACAGGCCGAAGCGGGTGTCACTGACGATTTTATTCGGCTTTCCGTTGGAATCGAAAACATTGAGGATATCCTTGCCGACTTGGATCAGGCCCTTGGCAAGGCATAA
- the metW gene encoding methionine biosynthesis protein MetW produces the protein MRFDLEVIASWIEPGARVLDLGCGEGDLLYFLKKEKKVLCTGIDFKETNIEKCIAKGLTALQGDINEEVKDYADQAFDYVVLSQTLQQVYQPEALLKDLLRIGKKVVVSFPNFSHWGCRMQLLFQARAPQTSQLPYSWYNSPNIRVITINDFIEFSKSFGFSILQQVAINTQNDDREGTIVRFLPELRATYGIFLIGRDSSYTG, from the coding sequence ATGCGCTTTGACCTTGAGGTAATTGCTTCCTGGATTGAGCCGGGAGCCAGGGTTCTAGATCTCGGCTGTGGCGAGGGTGATCTTCTTTATTTTCTTAAAAAAGAGAAAAAGGTCCTTTGCACCGGTATTGACTTTAAAGAGACAAACATCGAGAAATGTATAGCGAAGGGCCTGACTGCCTTGCAGGGTGACATTAATGAAGAGGTCAAGGATTATGCTGACCAGGCCTTTGATTACGTGGTTTTAAGCCAGACACTTCAACAGGTCTACCAACCGGAGGCGTTACTTAAAGACTTGCTGCGCATTGGCAAGAAGGTGGTGGTGAGTTTTCCAAACTTCAGCCATTGGGGATGTCGCATGCAGCTGCTCTTCCAGGCCCGGGCACCACAGACCAGCCAGCTCCCCTATAGTTGGTATAACTCTCCAAACATTCGTGTTATCACGATTAATGATTTCATCGAATTTTCAAAAAGTTTCGGGTTTTCAATTCTTCAGCAGGTCGCAATTAACACCCAAAATGACGACAGGGAGGGGACTATTGTTCGATTTCTCCCGGAACTGCGAGCTACATACGGGATTTTCCTGATCGGCAGAGATAGTTCTTACACAGGATAG
- the cysK gene encoding cysteine synthase A — translation MKNIYQDLTKTIGNSPLVQLNAINKDGVATVLAKVESANPLFCVKDRIGVAMIDAGVSAGKIRPSTTIIEPTSGNTGIALAFTCAVRGLKLLLTMPETMSLERRMLLKHFGAELVLTPGPLGMKGAIAKAKELCDEIPDSFMPDQFSNPANPQIHRQTTAEEIWRDTDGTIDIFIAGVGTGGTITGVSEVIKGRKATVRSIAVEPKDSPVLSGGTPGPHKIQGIGAGFIPDVLNTSIIDEIFCVSNEQAIDCAKQLALQEGILCGISSGAAAFAALETAKKEDNRGKTIVVILPDTGERYLSTDLLKEPTN, via the coding sequence ATGAAAAATATCTATCAAGACCTCACCAAAACCATCGGCAACTCTCCACTTGTTCAACTCAACGCCATCAATAAGGATGGCGTTGCCACCGTGCTGGCAAAGGTTGAATCGGCCAACCCATTGTTTTGCGTAAAAGACAGAATTGGTGTGGCGATGATTGATGCTGGTGTTAGTGCCGGAAAAATCAGGCCTTCAACAACTATTATTGAGCCAACCAGCGGCAACACAGGTATCGCCTTAGCCTTCACCTGTGCTGTGCGGGGTTTGAAACTCCTTCTGACAATGCCTGAGACAATGAGTCTTGAAAGACGTATGCTGCTCAAACATTTTGGGGCCGAACTAGTGCTTACTCCTGGCCCTTTAGGCATGAAAGGGGCCATTGCCAAGGCCAAAGAACTTTGCGATGAAATACCAGACAGCTTTATGCCGGATCAGTTTTCCAATCCTGCCAACCCCCAAATTCACCGCCAGACCACTGCAGAGGAGATCTGGCGCGACACCGACGGCACCATCGATATCTTTATAGCCGGTGTCGGAACTGGCGGCACTATAACTGGTGTTTCTGAAGTCATCAAAGGACGTAAAGCTACAGTTCGCAGCATCGCCGTTGAGCCTAAAGACTCCCCTGTTCTTTCAGGCGGCACACCCGGCCCGCATAAAATCCAGGGAATCGGGGCAGGGTTTATTCCAGACGTCTTAAACACCTCCATAATCGATGAAATTTTCTGTGTCAGTAATGAACAAGCAATCGACTGTGCAAAACAGTTGGCCTTGCAGGAAGGCATCTTGTGCGGAATCTCATCAGGGGCAGCCGCATTTGCAGCTCTTGAAACTGCCAAAAAAGAGGATAACCGGGGAAAAACCATCGTGGTCATACTCCCTGACACTGGAGAACGCTACCTCAGCACCGACCTTTTAAAGGAACCAACAAACTGA
- a CDS encoding Trm112 family protein — MISKELLDILACPKCKGEIKLNESNDGLICEACKLLYEIRDDIPVMLIDEAKKLD; from the coding sequence ATGATCAGCAAAGAACTTTTGGACATCCTCGCCTGCCCCAAATGCAAGGGCGAAATCAAACTTAATGAATCAAACGACGGGTTAATTTGTGAGGCCTGCAAATTACTCTATGAAATTCGCGACGATATTCCTGTCATGCTCATTGACGAGGCAAAAAAGCTCGATTAG
- a CDS encoding helix-turn-helix transcriptional regulator, whose product MDFTEFLKIRKTLLKTQKQMAELLGVSIKAIHSYEQGWRKIPAHIERQIFFLLSRLRTDEKNLKPCWVIKKCPPHRKKNCPAWEYQAGKLCWFINGTICECQVKKSWKEKMTICRECEVLSSLIDPKVD is encoded by the coding sequence ATGGATTTTACGGAGTTTCTGAAAATAAGGAAAACGTTACTCAAGACCCAAAAGCAGATGGCCGAACTTCTTGGCGTTTCCATTAAGGCAATCCACAGCTATGAACAGGGATGGCGCAAAATACCGGCACATATTGAGCGTCAGATATTCTTTTTACTTTCCCGCTTGCGTACTGACGAGAAAAATCTTAAACCATGCTGGGTAATAAAAAAATGTCCACCCCATCGTAAGAAAAACTGTCCAGCCTGGGAGTATCAGGCCGGTAAACTTTGTTGGTTTATCAATGGCACAATCTGTGAGTGTCAGGTCAAAAAGAGCTGGAAAGAAAAAATGACAATTTGCAGAGAGTGCGAAGTATTATCCTCGTTGATTGACCCGAAAGTTGATTAA
- the dnaE gene encoding DNA polymerase III subunit alpha, with protein sequence MTQPADFTHLHVHTQYSMLDGAIRFNDLFDKCKEYGMDTVTITDHGSMYGALEFYVAAKKAKLKPIIGCEFYVAPVSRHIKKAKAGDTLQYYHLVLLAMNKTGYQNLLKLASIAYMEGFYYKPRIDKEVLAQHSEGLIALTACLHGEVPYLVGHNGDFDGAAKAAKELHKLFPDRLYFEIQENGLQEQIAVNQGLKKLSAQLNIPLVATNDCHYLERSDAYAHEVLLCIQTGKTITDEDRFRFSTDELYFKSPAEMRTAFADCPEAIENSRKIADQCNLDLSFDEHYFPIFELPEGQSLDSVFEQQARAGLEDRLEQVKIHTELTPELEKTYRDRLDMEIKIITQMGFPGYFLIVADFINWSKGQHIPVGPGRGSGAGSLAAYCMKITDIDPITYGLIFERFLNIERKGMPDFDVDFCQERRGEVIEYVQKKYGGDTHVAQIVTYGSMKAKGVIRDVGRALAIPYSDVDKVAKLIPEKLGITLPQAINEEPRLQDLQKRDPQINELLKIAIRLEGLPRHTSTHAAGVVVSPKPMVEYLPVCRGPKGEVLTQFAMKYTEMTGLIKFDFLGLKTLTVIERANRLIEKVLGKRLNISTIPMDDEKTYKLLRKGDALGVFQLESSGMRALLTSMKPEVFTDLIALVALYRPGPLESGMVDDFVNTKHGKMVAKYPLPQLEPILKETYGVIVYQEQVMKIANVLASYSLGDADMLRRAMGKKIKEVMDNEKEKFMAGSKANNVPEDKAEFVFDLMAKFAGYGFNKSHSAAYALIAYQTAYLKAHYPAQFMAALLSCDVNNTDKVVLYINECKDHEIEVLPPDINESDQDFNVIDDRIRFGLAAVKNVGGAALDSIIEERDKEGPYKSLENFCNRIDSRRVNRRVIESLIKAGAYDSFGVKRSQLFTILDQALEQAQSAQRDKQSGQISLFGLLPESDSIKASSIPLPNIPEWDQQELLAAEKETVGFYITGHPLDSYRHDLKEIVDADLATLSTSEDERPVRVGGLVRTLKEHKSKNGDRMAFITLEDLTGSMEIIIFPRTFAECSALLGTNEPIIIQGNLKTADERGAKIIAETVDSISDARKKFTEKAHVILQAENITRPTIEGLKKLFQQFYGDCPVGLTIHFDKRGEVDIEVPPDMTIRPCSELRENIAELISDSHIIFQQKQVELQDGRNKRWVKR encoded by the coding sequence ATGACACAACCAGCAGATTTCACCCATCTTCACGTTCACACGCAATACAGTATGCTTGACGGCGCCATTCGATTCAATGACCTCTTTGATAAATGCAAAGAGTATGGAATGGATACCGTCACCATCACTGACCATGGCTCAATGTATGGCGCTCTGGAATTTTATGTTGCTGCAAAAAAGGCAAAACTTAAGCCAATTATTGGCTGTGAATTCTACGTGGCGCCCGTCAGTCGTCATATAAAAAAGGCTAAAGCTGGAGACACGCTTCAGTATTACCACCTCGTCCTGCTGGCCATGAACAAAACCGGCTACCAGAATCTGCTCAAACTTGCCAGTATTGCCTACATGGAGGGTTTTTACTACAAACCTCGAATCGACAAGGAAGTACTTGCCCAACATAGCGAAGGGCTCATTGCCCTCACCGCCTGCCTTCATGGGGAAGTCCCTTACCTGGTTGGTCACAACGGGGATTTCGACGGTGCAGCAAAAGCGGCTAAAGAGCTGCACAAACTTTTTCCAGACCGTCTGTATTTCGAAATACAGGAAAATGGCCTACAAGAACAGATTGCCGTAAACCAGGGACTCAAAAAACTTTCAGCGCAACTTAACATCCCCCTTGTGGCCACCAACGACTGTCACTATCTGGAGCGTTCAGATGCTTACGCCCATGAGGTGCTTCTCTGCATCCAAACCGGCAAAACCATCACAGATGAAGACCGCTTCCGTTTCTCTACTGACGAGCTTTATTTCAAATCTCCCGCTGAAATGCGCACAGCCTTTGCTGACTGCCCTGAAGCCATTGAAAACAGCCGCAAGATTGCCGATCAGTGCAATCTTGACTTGAGCTTTGATGAACATTATTTTCCCATCTTTGAACTCCCTGAAGGCCAGAGCCTCGATAGCGTTTTTGAACAACAGGCCAGAGCAGGCCTTGAAGACCGGCTCGAACAGGTCAAAATCCACACCGAACTGACCCCAGAGCTTGAAAAGACCTACCGCGACCGTCTTGATATGGAGATCAAGATAATTACACAAATGGGTTTTCCGGGCTATTTCCTTATCGTAGCTGATTTCATCAACTGGTCAAAAGGTCAGCATATTCCTGTTGGGCCCGGTCGTGGCTCAGGTGCCGGCAGCCTGGCTGCCTATTGCATGAAAATCACCGATATTGACCCGATAACTTACGGACTGATATTTGAACGATTTCTCAACATTGAAAGAAAAGGCATGCCGGACTTTGACGTTGATTTTTGCCAGGAACGACGTGGCGAAGTTATTGAGTATGTACAGAAGAAATATGGTGGAGATACCCATGTTGCCCAGATTGTGACCTATGGGTCCATGAAAGCCAAAGGTGTTATCCGCGATGTTGGCCGGGCGCTGGCAATACCATATTCCGACGTTGACAAAGTCGCTAAGCTCATTCCAGAAAAACTCGGTATTACACTCCCACAAGCCATCAACGAAGAACCCAGGCTTCAGGACCTCCAGAAACGTGACCCGCAGATTAATGAATTGTTAAAAATCGCCATTCGCCTTGAAGGTCTCCCCCGTCACACATCAACCCATGCTGCCGGTGTCGTCGTTTCCCCGAAACCCATGGTTGAATATCTTCCCGTTTGCAGAGGTCCAAAGGGTGAGGTCCTGACCCAGTTTGCCATGAAGTATACCGAGATGACGGGTCTGATCAAATTTGACTTTTTGGGCCTTAAAACTCTGACTGTAATTGAACGTGCCAATCGACTTATCGAAAAGGTTCTTGGTAAACGCCTTAATATCTCAACCATCCCGATGGATGACGAGAAGACCTACAAACTTCTTCGCAAGGGTGACGCGCTTGGCGTTTTCCAGCTTGAAAGTTCCGGGATGCGTGCCCTGTTGACCAGCATGAAGCCGGAGGTTTTCACAGATCTTATCGCGCTGGTAGCCCTTTATCGACCGGGCCCCCTGGAAAGCGGCATGGTTGATGATTTCGTCAACACCAAACACGGCAAAATGGTGGCCAAATACCCATTGCCACAGCTTGAGCCCATTTTAAAGGAGACTTACGGCGTCATCGTCTATCAGGAACAGGTAATGAAAATTGCCAATGTCCTGGCAAGCTACTCCCTTGGTGATGCCGACATGCTCAGACGGGCCATGGGTAAAAAAATCAAGGAGGTCATGGATAATGAAAAAGAAAAGTTCATGGCCGGCAGTAAGGCTAATAATGTACCGGAGGATAAGGCCGAGTTCGTCTTTGATTTGATGGCAAAATTCGCCGGCTATGGTTTCAACAAGTCCCATAGTGCCGCCTACGCCCTCATCGCCTACCAAACTGCCTATCTCAAGGCCCACTACCCTGCCCAGTTCATGGCAGCATTACTCTCCTGCGATGTAAATAACACCGATAAAGTCGTTCTCTATATAAATGAGTGTAAAGACCATGAAATTGAAGTTCTGCCGCCCGACATCAATGAAAGCGATCAGGATTTCAACGTAATCGATGACCGGATCAGGTTTGGTCTCGCTGCGGTCAAAAATGTCGGTGGAGCGGCGCTTGATTCAATTATTGAAGAACGAGACAAAGAAGGGCCCTATAAGAGTTTAGAAAATTTTTGCAACAGAATCGACTCGCGCAGGGTGAATCGGCGGGTTATTGAAAGTTTGATAAAAGCTGGGGCCTACGACTCTTTTGGCGTAAAACGCTCCCAGCTTTTCACTATTTTGGACCAGGCTCTGGAGCAAGCTCAGTCTGCCCAGCGGGACAAGCAGAGTGGCCAGATCTCCCTGTTCGGCCTGCTCCCGGAAAGCGATTCAATAAAGGCCTCTTCAATTCCCCTGCCGAATATTCCCGAATGGGATCAACAGGAGTTGCTGGCTGCTGAAAAAGAGACGGTTGGGTTTTATATCACTGGCCACCCTCTGGATTCCTACAGACATGATTTGAAAGAGATTGTTGATGCCGATCTGGCTACCCTGTCAACCAGTGAAGATGAGCGTCCGGTGAGAGTGGGCGGACTTGTCAGGACCCTAAAGGAGCATAAGAGTAAAAATGGCGACCGCATGGCCTTTATTACCTTAGAAGATCTCACCGGCAGCATGGAAATCATCATTTTCCCAAGAACATTTGCGGAATGCTCCGCACTACTGGGCACAAACGAACCAATTATAATTCAGGGCAACTTAAAGACTGCCGATGAACGCGGTGCAAAAATCATCGCCGAAACTGTAGACAGCATCAGTGATGCCCGTAAAAAATTCACTGAGAAAGCCCACGTCATTCTCCAAGCTGAGAACATTACCAGGCCGACCATCGAGGGCCTGAAAAAACTCTTCCAGCAGTTCTATGGCGACTGTCCCGTAGGCTTGACCATCCATTTTGACAAACGTGGCGAAGTTGACATTGAAGTTCCCCCTGACATGACAATCAGGCCCTGTAGCGAACTTCGTGAAAACATTGCTGAATTAATCAGTGACAGTCATATAATTTTTCAGCAGAAACAGGTGGAACTACAAGATGGAAGGAATAAACGGTGGGTGAAAAGGTGA